GAGTATCAAAAAGGTGCTTATAAAAATGTCGAAGGCAAGAAGATTTTGCTGCCGGCTAAGGGCCACTTGCAAGACACGCTGACCGAAATGGAGCAGGATTTGCAGAGCTCGATTTCCTATGCTGGAGGTCGCGATTTGCATAGCCTGACCCGCGTGGACTATGTCATCGTCAAAAACTCCATCTGGAATGGCGATGCCCATTAATTAAATAGAATAACTTATTTATCTTGCTAATGATTGGGGCAAGGTCTCTACAAGATGCCAAACATCTAACAATAAGTGAGTCTAATGACTTTCTGCTACTTTTAGTATCAGGCGATTTGTCATTAAAAGAAAGGACTTGCTTATCGTGGCAGGTCCTTTCATCATTGACCCAAGATAAGTTAATAGGAGATACATGAAAACATTACAAGAAAGAATTTTGAGGGATGGCAACGTTTTGGGAGAAAATATTCTCAAAGTTGACTCTTTCCTGACTCATCAGGTCGATTTTTCGCTTATGAAAGAAATCGGGCAAGTATTTGCTGAACATTTCAGAGATGCAGGCATTACAAAGGTTGTGACGATTGAGGCTTCGGGGATTGCACCAGCTATCTACACAGCAGAAGCTTTGGGTGTTCCAATGATTTTTGCTAAAAAGTCTAAGAACATCACCATGACTGAAGGGATTTTAACGGCGGAAGTATATTCCTTTACCAAGCAGGTCACTTCGACTGTCTCCATCGCTGGCAAGTTTTTGGAGTCAAGTGACAAGGTCCTGGTTGTTGATGATTTCTTGGCAAATGGTCAGGCAGCCAAGGGCTTGATTAAGATCATTGAAGAAGCAGGCGCTGAGGTGGCAGCCGTTGGAATTGTGATTGAGAAATCCTTCCAAGATGGTCGCAGCTTGCTAGAGGCTCAAGGACAAACAGTTCTTTCCTTGGCTCGAATTGACAGATTTGAAAATGGAAAAGTTGTATTTAGAGAGGCAGATCTATAAGATGAACTATAATGAAGAAAAACATTCACAGGCAGCCATTTTAGGTTTGCAGCATTTGTTGGCTATGTATTCCGGATCCATTCTGGTTCCAATTATGATTGCTGGGGCTTTGGGATATTCGGCTGAGCAGTTGACTTATCTGATTTCGACTGATATTTTTATGTGTGGTATTGCAACTCTTTTGCAACTCCAATTAAATAAATATTTTGGTATTGGTCTGCCGGTCGTGCTGGGAGTGGCCTTCCAATCCGTTGCTCCTTTGATTATCATTGGGCAGAGTCACGGTAGTGGTGCCATGTTTGGTGCCTTGATTGCATCAGGGATTTATGTTGTTCTGATCGCTGGGATTTTCTCAAAAATCGCTAATCTGTTTCCATCAGTTGTGACTGGTTCGGTCATTACGACCATTGGGTTGACCTTGATTCCAGTTGCCATTGGCAATATGGGAAATAACGTAGACAAGCCGACTGCCCAAAGTCTGATTCTAGCAGCTGTGACGGTTCTGATTATTCTTTTGATTAACATTTTTACCAAAGGTTTTATCAAATCC
This genomic window from Streptococcus cristatus AS 1.3089 contains:
- a CDS encoding xanthine phosphoribosyltransferase, which codes for MKTLQERILRDGNVLGENILKVDSFLTHQVDFSLMKEIGQVFAEHFRDAGITKVVTIEASGIAPAIYTAEALGVPMIFAKKSKNITMTEGILTAEVYSFTKQVTSTVSIAGKFLESSDKVLVVDDFLANGQAAKGLIKIIEEAGAEVAAVGIVIEKSFQDGRSLLEAQGQTVLSLARIDRFENGKVVFREADL